One window of the Runella slithyformis DSM 19594 genome contains the following:
- a CDS encoding outer membrane beta-barrel protein, giving the protein MKKFNLLVLCLFGTFLAFPKGNDEMKADGKKEEAKSETKAEVKKEEGEEKKGAFTFSGYIDSYYIGNFNRPASRSNLGAYYARAFDQKSGQFSLGLVQTKMQYSNDKSDVVVDLAFGPNADLGNYGNVLGALGSNTNTALAIKQAYFNWKASSKFTLTAGQFGTHIGYEVIDAPVNFNYSLSNLFNNGPFYHIGVKGTYAFSDKVSLMLGLVNNVDNLNDNNRKKGLISQLFLNPAKGWNVYLNFINSNEASPDAKGKTPDAHYRVLDLTTSFQATDKVLVGLNAAYGSQKGDYQGAGGPTSAQTWGGAAGYFNVAASDIFSIGARYEYFDNSNGVRALLNKKGEGTSVNSLTLTGNFTLADGHLLIKPEFRLDAYKKVAGAGETKNQQFEDENGDFTKSSQSTLGLAFIYKF; this is encoded by the coding sequence ATGAAAAAATTTAATTTACTTGTTTTATGTTTGTTTGGTACCTTTTTGGCTTTTCCTAAGGGGAATGACGAAATGAAGGCTGATGGTAAAAAAGAAGAAGCTAAGTCGGAGACAAAAGCAGAAGTTAAAAAAGAAGAGGGAGAAGAGAAAAAAGGGGCTTTTACTTTTTCGGGGTATATTGACTCTTACTACATCGGCAACTTCAACAGGCCAGCCTCTCGCTCAAACTTGGGCGCGTATTATGCCCGTGCATTCGATCAAAAATCAGGTCAGTTTTCCTTAGGCTTGGTTCAAACCAAAATGCAGTATAGCAATGACAAGTCAGATGTGGTAGTGGACTTGGCTTTCGGTCCTAATGCTGATCTTGGAAACTATGGTAACGTACTGGGAGCGCTCGGCAGCAATACCAACACTGCTTTGGCCATCAAGCAGGCGTATTTCAACTGGAAAGCTTCAAGCAAGTTTACACTTACCGCCGGTCAATTCGGTACCCATATCGGTTATGAAGTAATTGATGCACCTGTTAACTTCAACTATTCATTGTCAAACCTATTTAACAACGGTCCTTTCTACCACATCGGGGTAAAAGGCACCTATGCTTTTTCGGATAAAGTATCATTGATGTTGGGTCTTGTGAATAACGTTGACAATTTGAATGATAACAACCGCAAAAAAGGTCTGATCTCTCAATTGTTCCTTAATCCTGCCAAAGGATGGAATGTATACCTTAACTTTATCAACAGCAACGAAGCCAGTCCTGATGCAAAAGGGAAAACGCCCGACGCACATTACCGAGTACTTGATTTGACTACATCTTTTCAGGCTACCGATAAGGTATTGGTTGGTTTGAATGCCGCTTACGGTTCACAAAAAGGAGATTACCAAGGTGCCGGCGGTCCAACCTCAGCTCAAACTTGGGGCGGTGCTGCGGGGTATTTTAACGTAGCGGCCAGTGATATATTCAGTATTGGCGCACGTTATGAATATTTTGATAACAGCAACGGTGTACGTGCGCTGCTCAACAAAAAAGGAGAAGGTACTTCCGTAAATTCACTGACACTGACCGGTAACTTCACATTGGCCGACGGTCATTTGCTTATCAAACCTGAATTCCGTTTAGATGCCTACAAAAAAGTGGCAGGTGCCGGTGAAACAAAAAATCAGCAGTTTGAGGATGAAAATGGTGATTTTACCAAAAGCTCACAATCAACTCTTGGTTTAGCCTTTATCTATAAGTTCTAA
- a CDS encoding ammonium transporter, which produces MKKYIPLVILLGVSLLGILMPAIPTQIVTEGLNSGDIAWMLVATAFVLLMTPGLAYFYGGMVNHKNVISTMLQSFIAMGVISIVWVVVGFSLAFGDSIGGWVGNPMTFFMFKGVLDGKPWSLAPTIPLALFAFFQLKFAVITPALVTGSLAERIKFRSYILFMVLFSIFVYAPLAHWTWHPDGFLFKLGVLDFAGGTVVHMSAGWAALAGALYLKRRRAHVEANFLPPANIPYVLLGTGLLWFGWFGFNAGSAVGSGPLAVSALAATNTAAAAAGLAWVLFDTAKGKKPSALGFSIGAVVGLVAITPACGFVTIPQSIFIGAISSIVSNYLAHLRTKTTLDDTLDVFPCHGVGGMMGMLMTGIFASKGVNSAVVDEGLAYGTFTLFKNHLIALVLVSFFAFVMSYVILKVTDLIEPLRVSEEDEKVGLDISQHDEFLVEA; this is translated from the coding sequence ATGAAAAAGTACATCCCACTCGTGATTCTGTTGGGCGTGAGCCTTTTGGGGATTCTGATGCCTGCCATCCCTACCCAAATCGTGACCGAAGGCCTCAACTCAGGCGACATCGCATGGATGCTCGTTGCAACGGCTTTCGTATTATTAATGACGCCGGGCCTGGCCTACTTCTACGGAGGTATGGTAAATCACAAAAACGTAATTTCGACCATGCTGCAAAGCTTTATTGCCATGGGTGTTATCAGTATTGTTTGGGTAGTCGTTGGTTTCAGTCTTGCATTCGGTGATTCCATCGGTGGCTGGGTTGGAAATCCCATGACCTTCTTTATGTTCAAAGGCGTATTGGATGGCAAGCCATGGTCATTGGCTCCTACCATTCCTTTGGCATTGTTTGCTTTTTTCCAGTTGAAATTTGCCGTTATTACTCCCGCCCTCGTGACGGGTTCATTGGCTGAGCGTATTAAGTTCCGTTCATATATCCTTTTTATGGTGCTTTTCAGTATTTTCGTCTATGCACCTTTGGCGCACTGGACTTGGCATCCTGACGGTTTCCTTTTCAAACTGGGTGTATTGGATTTTGCCGGCGGTACCGTAGTTCACATGTCGGCCGGTTGGGCGGCTTTGGCCGGTGCGTTGTATCTAAAGCGTCGTCGTGCTCACGTTGAGGCTAATTTCCTGCCTCCTGCCAACATTCCATATGTATTATTAGGTACAGGTTTATTGTGGTTCGGATGGTTTGGTTTCAACGCCGGCTCAGCCGTAGGTTCAGGTCCATTGGCCGTTTCTGCGCTGGCCGCTACCAATACCGCCGCCGCCGCAGCAGGTTTGGCATGGGTTCTTTTTGACACGGCAAAAGGTAAAAAACCTTCCGCTTTAGGATTTTCGATCGGTGCAGTGGTAGGTTTGGTAGCGATTACGCCAGCCTGTGGTTTCGTAACTATTCCGCAGTCAATCTTTATCGGTGCGATTTCTTCCATCGTTTCTAACTACTTGGCGCACCTTCGCACAAAAACTACGTTGGACGACACCCTCGATGTATTCCCCTGCCATGGTGTAGGCGGTATGATGGGTATGTTGATGACGGGTATTTTTGCTTCCAAAGGGGTAAATTCTGCGGTTGTTGATGAAGGTTTGGCATACGGTACGTTTACGCTGTTCAAAAATCACCTGATTGCTTTAGTGTTGGTTTCGTTTTTTGCTTTTGTGATGTCTTACGTCATTTTGAAAGTGACTGACCTGATCGAGCCACTGCGTGTATCGGAAGAAGACGAGAAGGTGGGCCTGGATATCAGTCAACATGACGAGTTTTTAGTTGAAGCTTAA
- a CDS encoding helix-turn-helix domain-containing protein — MIQRFEDLQADEKNLRRLTGLRRNEFKTLYNPFHEVWQSYFSEYTFDGSPRLRRQISTRKNSLFGDTQDALLFVLIYLRGGVPQEQLAASFGMDQPKVSKYLSLTQRILQKAIEKNPSIISRRKQKKLWEAIAARTNNQLVDETY; from the coding sequence ATGATTCAAAGGTTCGAAGACCTTCAAGCTGATGAAAAAAATCTTCGCAGGCTCACTGGATTGAGGAGAAATGAGTTTAAGACACTCTACAATCCTTTCCATGAAGTATGGCAGTCTTATTTTTCGGAGTATACATTTGACGGCAGCCCTCGGTTGCGGCGTCAGATATCCACTCGAAAAAACAGCCTATTTGGGGACACGCAGGATGCCTTACTATTTGTACTGATCTATTTACGGGGGGGAGTACCTCAGGAGCAATTGGCAGCCAGTTTTGGGATGGACCAGCCCAAAGTCAGTAAATACCTCTCGCTTACGCAGCGGATATTGCAGAAGGCGATTGAAAAAAATCCAAGCATTATTTCGAGACGTAAGCAGAAGAAGCTGTGGGAGGCCATCGCGGCCAGAACCAATAATCAATTGGTGGATGAAACGTACTGA
- a CDS encoding ATP-grasp domain-containing protein: MKKIGILHGMENTFPQAFVERVNQLDGKNIVAEPVLIDRVIQGEATDYAVIIDRISQDVPFYRAFLKNAAICGTAVINNPFWWSADEKFFNNALAVKLGVPVPNTILMPSKERPTDTSETSFRNLKMPMAWSEMFDYVGFPAYMKPHAGGGWKSVYKIHDMDDLWNKHAETEQLVMMLQSEVTFEDYYRCYCLGGKYVHIMPYEPRNPHHLRYATQPKTTGEAHKKLIATITDYVLRLNHALGYDFNTVEFAVHDGIPYAIDFCNPAPDADIHSVGQENFDWIVENAAKMAIEKAQAHQEGKTNLTWGSFVRSSALDLPLADLTKDEAAPEEKPKKAAPKKKEEEPVKKASKKK, from the coding sequence ATGAAAAAAATAGGAATTCTTCACGGAATGGAAAATACATTCCCACAGGCATTTGTTGAACGCGTCAATCAATTGGATGGTAAAAACATTGTGGCGGAACCCGTGCTCATTGATCGGGTCATTCAGGGAGAAGCCACGGACTATGCGGTGATTATCGACCGTATTTCGCAGGATGTGCCTTTTTACCGCGCTTTTCTTAAAAATGCGGCTATTTGCGGTACCGCAGTCATCAATAATCCTTTTTGGTGGAGTGCTGATGAGAAGTTCTTCAACAATGCACTGGCCGTAAAGTTGGGGGTGCCTGTGCCTAATACCATCTTGATGCCTTCCAAAGAACGCCCGACCGATACGTCCGAAACCTCTTTTCGCAACCTGAAAATGCCGATGGCCTGGAGCGAAATGTTTGACTATGTAGGCTTTCCGGCGTATATGAAACCCCACGCCGGGGGAGGTTGGAAAAGTGTGTACAAAATTCACGACATGGATGATCTGTGGAATAAACACGCCGAAACAGAACAATTGGTAATGATGCTGCAAAGCGAAGTGACCTTTGAAGATTATTATCGTTGTTATTGTCTGGGCGGAAAATACGTACACATTATGCCGTACGAGCCGCGCAATCCGCATCACCTGCGCTATGCCACGCAGCCCAAAACCACGGGCGAGGCTCATAAAAAACTGATCGCAACCATCACCGATTATGTATTGCGTCTCAATCATGCGCTTGGGTATGACTTCAACACCGTAGAGTTTGCCGTACACGACGGTATTCCGTACGCCATTGATTTCTGCAATCCTGCCCCCGATGCCGATATCCACTCGGTAGGACAGGAAAACTTTGATTGGATTGTGGAAAATGCCGCAAAAATGGCCATCGAAAAAGCACAGGCGCATCAGGAAGGAAAAACCAACCTGACGTGGGGAAGCTTTGTGCGTAGTTCCGCCCTGGATTTGCCTCTGGCCGATCTAACGAAAGATGAAGCCGCACCGGAGGAAAAGCCGAAAAAAGCCGCTCCTAAAAAGAAAGAGGAAGAACCGGTCAAAAAAGCATCCAAGAAAAAATAA
- a CDS encoding L-serine ammonia-lyase → MSSKNAITTSFFDLFKVGPGPSSSHTIGPMKAAYLFLQQLTHLPPEQARRGKTFQINLYGSLSATGKGHGTDRAIVGGLLGWQPHTCDPKQLSGLMKNKEDSYTIRFQEIEVPITENAIVYHKGRTTFPHPNTMILRLLDEGGESVYEGEFYSVGGGFIQQKGYASEETIHRLPAYPYSTMEELQAHLHMTTLTLSQLMIENEKALTGLSEKDILRKIDQILDFMHKAVKRGVRAKGVLPGTIRLQRKAPLLYERAKQHASTTDSFLIFLNAYCLAASEENAAGNIVVTAPTSGASGVFPGLTYLMKYHFHYSPQKMRDGMLAAAAIGFLVKHNASISGAEMGCMGEIGTASAMGAAMLAYAAGGTIEQVEAAAEIGIEHHLGMTCDPIGGYVQIPCIERNAMGAAKAYNAYLLAMTIDPGMQKISFDSVIKVMRATGRDMSKKYKETSEAGLALSVTEC, encoded by the coding sequence ATGTCTTCCAAAAACGCAATTACCACTTCATTTTTTGACCTTTTTAAGGTAGGACCGGGACCGTCCAGTTCGCATACGATAGGGCCTATGAAAGCGGCTTATCTTTTTTTGCAACAACTTACACACTTACCCCCTGAGCAGGCCCGGCGCGGCAAAACGTTCCAAATCAATCTCTACGGATCGCTGAGTGCTACCGGCAAAGGTCACGGCACCGACCGCGCCATTGTGGGTGGTTTGTTGGGTTGGCAACCGCATACCTGTGACCCCAAACAGTTGAGCGGCCTCATGAAAAACAAGGAGGACAGCTATACGATACGATTTCAGGAAATAGAGGTGCCGATCACCGAAAATGCCATTGTTTACCACAAAGGCAGAACCACGTTTCCGCATCCCAATACCATGATTCTCCGGCTGTTGGATGAAGGCGGAGAATCAGTCTATGAAGGGGAGTTTTATTCGGTAGGAGGGGGTTTTATCCAACAAAAAGGGTATGCATCTGAAGAAACAATACATCGCCTGCCCGCGTATCCGTATTCAACCATGGAGGAGTTGCAGGCGCATTTGCACATGACAACCCTTACGCTGTCGCAGCTTATGATAGAAAATGAAAAAGCATTAACGGGCCTTTCGGAAAAAGATATCCTGCGTAAAATTGACCAAATCCTGGATTTTATGCATAAAGCAGTCAAGCGAGGGGTACGGGCCAAAGGCGTATTGCCCGGTACGATTCGACTTCAGCGCAAAGCGCCTTTACTGTATGAGCGCGCCAAGCAGCATGCATCGACCACCGATAGTTTTTTGATTTTTCTGAATGCCTACTGTTTGGCGGCTTCTGAAGAAAATGCTGCGGGCAATATTGTCGTTACGGCACCCACTTCGGGGGCGTCGGGGGTATTTCCCGGACTGACGTACCTGATGAAATACCATTTTCATTATTCTCCTCAAAAAATGCGGGACGGGATGTTGGCAGCGGCGGCCATCGGTTTTTTGGTCAAGCATAATGCCAGTATTTCGGGCGCTGAGATGGGCTGTATGGGCGAGATCGGTACGGCCTCGGCCATGGGAGCGGCCATGCTGGCGTATGCCGCCGGCGGAACTATCGAACAGGTGGAGGCCGCCGCCGAAATAGGCATCGAACACCATCTCGGCATGACCTGCGACCCCATTGGCGGCTATGTACAGATTCCGTGCATTGAGCGAAATGCCATGGGGGCGGCTAAAGCCTACAATGCGTATCTTCTGGCCATGACCATTGACCCGGGAATGCAGAAAATATCCTTCGACAGTGTCATCAAAGTGATGCGGGCCACAGGGCGTGATATGTCCAAAAAATACAAAGAAACGTCGGAAGCGGGGTTGGCATTGAGCGTAACCGAATGCTGA
- the guaA gene encoding glutamine-hydrolyzing GMP synthase, producing MSEQILILDFGSQFTQLIARRVRELNIYCEIHPFNKIPEITPDIKGVILSGSPYSVRDEGSPRVDMSLFRGKVPLLGVCYGAQLLAHTLGGEVKASKHREYGRAMLTHHSQSALLDTVSPITQVWMSHGDTIVSVPDSFNIIGETDSVKVAAFHIEGEPTYGIQFHPEVTHSVEGKNILKNFVVDICGCAQDWTAASFVESTIADLKAKLGNDKVVMALSGGVDSTVAASLVHHAIGKNLYCIFVDNGLLRKDEYESVLHSYLDMGLNIKGVDAKAHFYGVLAGLTDPEAKRKAIGKAFIDIFDQESHLIEDVKWLGQGTIYPDVIESVSVKGPSATIKSHHNVGGLPDFMKLKIVEPLNTLFKDEVRAVGRTLELPENILKRHPFPGPGLAIRILGDITPEKVAILQEVDAIFINGLKNRGLYDQVWQAGAMLLPIQSVGVMGDERTYERVVALRAVTSVDGMTADWAHLPYDFLADISNEIINRVKGVNRVVYDISSKPPATIEWE from the coding sequence ATGTCCGAACAAATTCTGATTCTTGATTTCGGTTCGCAATTTACCCAACTCATCGCTCGACGCGTCCGCGAACTGAACATTTACTGCGAAATCCATCCCTTCAATAAAATCCCCGAAATTACGCCTGATATCAAGGGAGTTATCCTCTCAGGCAGCCCCTATTCCGTACGCGACGAAGGTTCTCCCCGCGTGGATATGAGCCTATTCCGGGGCAAAGTTCCGTTGTTAGGGGTTTGTTATGGCGCACAATTGCTGGCCCACACGCTGGGCGGCGAAGTCAAAGCCTCCAAGCACCGCGAATACGGCCGGGCCATGCTTACGCATCATTCGCAGTCTGCCCTGCTGGATACGGTTTCTCCGATCACGCAGGTGTGGATGTCGCACGGAGACACCATCGTTTCGGTTCCGGACTCGTTCAATATCATCGGAGAAACGGACTCTGTCAAAGTTGCGGCCTTTCATATTGAGGGCGAACCCACCTACGGAATTCAATTCCACCCCGAAGTAACGCACTCGGTAGAAGGAAAGAATATACTCAAAAACTTTGTCGTTGACATCTGCGGTTGTGCGCAGGATTGGACAGCGGCCTCCTTTGTAGAAAGTACCATTGCCGACCTTAAAGCCAAATTGGGCAATGATAAAGTGGTCATGGCGCTTTCGGGAGGGGTGGACTCCACCGTGGCGGCCTCGTTGGTACACCATGCCATCGGCAAAAACCTGTATTGCATTTTTGTGGATAACGGTCTGCTGCGCAAAGATGAATACGAAAGCGTACTGCACTCATATCTTGATATGGGTCTGAATATCAAAGGGGTAGACGCCAAAGCCCACTTTTACGGCGTATTGGCGGGCCTCACCGACCCCGAAGCCAAGCGTAAAGCCATCGGCAAAGCATTCATTGATATTTTTGATCAGGAATCTCATCTGATCGAAGACGTAAAATGGCTGGGACAGGGCACTATTTACCCCGACGTGATCGAATCGGTTTCGGTAAAAGGTCCTTCTGCCACCATCAAATCGCACCATAACGTGGGAGGACTGCCCGATTTCATGAAATTGAAAATCGTGGAGCCGCTCAATACACTCTTCAAAGACGAAGTACGAGCCGTGGGACGTACGTTGGAACTTCCGGAAAACATCTTAAAACGGCACCCTTTCCCCGGTCCGGGCCTTGCCATTCGGATCCTGGGCGATATCACTCCCGAAAAAGTAGCCATTTTACAGGAAGTGGACGCTATTTTTATCAATGGCCTGAAAAATCGCGGCTTATATGATCAGGTATGGCAGGCCGGTGCCATGTTGCTCCCGATCCAAAGTGTGGGAGTGATGGGCGACGAGCGCACCTACGAACGTGTAGTGGCACTGCGAGCTGTAACATCGGTAGACGGCATGACCGCCGACTGGGCACATTTGCCCTATGATTTTTTAGCGGATATTTCCAATGAAATCATCAACCGGGTGAAAGGCGTTAATCGGGTAGTATACGATATTTCGTCAAAACCCCCCGCTACCATTGAATGGGAATAA
- a CDS encoding 4Fe-4S binding protein, translating to MAIMITDECINCGACEPECPNTAIYEGGVEWTYAGGTHLEEVDYGDGTVVDAKVKQAPVSNEFYYIVTDKCTECMGFHEEPQCAAVCPVDCCVPDPENVEDEETLLAKKAWMHGE from the coding sequence ATGGCAATCATGATTACTGACGAATGCATCAACTGCGGTGCATGCGAGCCGGAATGTCCGAATACTGCAATATACGAAGGTGGCGTAGAATGGACATACGCAGGTGGTACTCATTTGGAAGAAGTTGACTATGGTGACGGTACCGTTGTCGATGCCAAAGTAAAGCAGGCACCTGTTTCAAACGAATTTTATTACATTGTTACTGATAAGTGTACTGAATGTATGGGTTTTCACGAGGAGCCACAATGCGCTGCCGTTTGTCCCGTAGATTGCTGTGTTCCTGATCCGGAAAATGTAGAAGACGAAGAAACACTGCTTGCCAAAAAAGCGTGGATGCACGGTGAATAA
- a CDS encoding helix-turn-helix domain-containing protein has protein sequence MEIKLSLKPSKHWMEDVARQFGTEAKSPTEFFYTEGNSFIKLNATLFEREVLVLLGELCWFKPLNTLKESLSTNDYWTLSFVQSEDAHTHYLLDTKSGQKTQTHKSTVLYSSRMSIDTHWPVGKRSRFVVINFRRQWLFDKLGINLSNLTGCSPLISLLSSEVGVYLQGVSFFEQTVSLDKLFEGSSSFTWKLLAQAQCYKLIADFISQVGRNESDLQFIRINQSDLKQIEEIESRYFMASKPLPNLEFLASEANMSLSKFKKCFKQVYGMPPYEYHLNQKLEIAKNQLLQNKWTVSEIASNLGYTSAANFDKAFKKKFMVSPTKMLKEI, from the coding sequence ATGGAGATCAAATTAAGCCTTAAACCATCTAAGCACTGGATGGAAGACGTTGCCCGACAGTTTGGCACCGAAGCAAAATCTCCTACTGAATTTTTTTATACAGAAGGAAACTCCTTTATTAAACTTAATGCAACCCTCTTTGAACGAGAGGTGTTAGTCCTGCTTGGTGAATTATGTTGGTTTAAACCACTTAATACACTGAAAGAATCGCTGAGTACAAATGATTACTGGACCCTCTCATTTGTACAATCGGAGGATGCGCATACGCATTATTTGTTGGATACCAAATCCGGACAGAAAACGCAGACCCACAAATCCACTGTATTGTACAGTTCGAGGATGTCGATAGATACGCATTGGCCGGTTGGGAAACGATCCCGTTTTGTGGTCATTAACTTCCGTCGGCAATGGCTTTTTGATAAACTCGGTATCAATTTAAGTAATCTTACAGGGTGTTCGCCGCTCATAAGCCTTCTGTCTTCAGAAGTAGGGGTATACTTGCAGGGAGTCTCATTTTTTGAACAAACGGTATCGTTAGACAAACTTTTTGAAGGCAGTTCCTCGTTTACCTGGAAGCTGCTGGCGCAGGCACAATGCTATAAGTTGATTGCCGATTTTATTTCTCAGGTGGGTCGTAATGAGTCTGATTTGCAATTCATTCGAATCAATCAGAGTGACCTGAAGCAAATTGAAGAAATTGAAAGCCGTTATTTTATGGCCAGTAAGCCTTTGCCCAACTTGGAGTTTTTGGCAAGTGAAGCCAATATGAGCCTTTCAAAATTTAAAAAATGTTTCAAGCAGGTTTACGGTATGCCTCCTTATGAATACCATTTGAATCAAAAATTGGAAATAGCCAAGAACCAGCTCTTACAAAACAAATGGACGGTATCAGAAATAGCCTCCAACCTGGGATACACCAGTGCCGCCAATTTCGACAAAGCCTTTAAGAAAAAGTTTATGGTCAGTCCAACGAAAATGTTAAAGGAAATTTAA
- a CDS encoding carboxylate-amine ligase translates to MPIFTLGIEEEFQTIDPETRKLRSHMSKIVEDGKIILKERVTAEMHQSVVEVGTNICTNIQEARQEVTYLRKMIIDLAAQQNLKIAAAGTHPFSDWQDELITPNPRYDKLIDEMRDVARGNLIFGLHVHIGIPDRDTGVKLINSLTYFLPHIYALSTNSPFWCGRNTGFKSYRSKVFDKFPRTGIPEYFETAHDYDDYVNLLVKTGCIDNGKKIWWDLRLHPFYNTIEFRVCDIPMRADETICLAALMQALVVKIYKLMSRNLNFQHYRKILINENKWRAARYGIHGKLIDFGRKEEVPYYNLAQELLEFVDDVVDDLGSRKEVEYIHKILEMGTGADRQLAVWEATQDFNRVVDYIVQETGYGL, encoded by the coding sequence ATGCCTATTTTTACACTCGGAATTGAGGAAGAATTCCAAACGATAGACCCCGAGACCCGTAAGCTTCGCTCTCACATGTCGAAGATCGTAGAGGATGGTAAAATCATCCTCAAAGAGCGGGTGACGGCCGAAATGCACCAGTCGGTGGTGGAAGTAGGAACCAATATCTGTACCAATATCCAGGAAGCGCGCCAGGAGGTCACGTACCTGCGCAAGATGATCATTGATCTGGCCGCGCAACAAAACCTGAAAATTGCGGCAGCGGGAACGCACCCCTTTTCCGATTGGCAGGACGAATTGATCACGCCCAACCCGCGTTACGACAAGCTCATCGACGAAATGCGTGACGTTGCCCGCGGCAATCTGATCTTTGGTTTACACGTTCACATCGGTATTCCTGACCGCGATACGGGCGTCAAGCTCATCAATTCACTGACCTACTTTTTGCCGCATATTTATGCCCTTTCAACCAATTCCCCCTTTTGGTGCGGTCGTAACACCGGTTTTAAATCGTATCGTTCGAAGGTTTTTGACAAATTTCCCCGAACGGGCATTCCCGAGTATTTTGAAACTGCGCACGATTACGACGATTATGTAAACCTGCTCGTTAAAACGGGCTGTATTGACAACGGTAAAAAGATCTGGTGGGATCTGCGTCTGCACCCGTTTTACAATACCATTGAATTTCGCGTTTGCGATATTCCTATGCGGGCCGATGAAACCATTTGTCTGGCCGCGCTTATGCAGGCGCTGGTGGTGAAGATCTATAAGCTGATGAGCAGAAATCTGAACTTCCAACATTATCGTAAGATTCTTATTAACGAAAATAAATGGCGCGCGGCCCGTTACGGAATTCACGGCAAACTCATTGATTTTGGCCGGAAGGAAGAAGTTCCTTATTACAATCTGGCGCAGGAATTACTGGAATTTGTGGATGATGTGGTCGACGACCTCGGCAGTCGTAAGGAAGTGGAATATATCCATAAAATTTTGGAAATGGGCACCGGCGCCGACCGTCAGTTGGCAGTATGGGAAGCAACGCAGGATTTCAATCGGGTTGTTGATTACATTGTGCAGGAAACAGGCTACGGCCTGTAA
- a CDS encoding acyl-CoA reductase — MDNNTKHIAPFVELGKLLKTNAIEDIVFKAYSQNHWFTPEFVTHALRAIADEYLKEEKLQAWVSRYPLQSAHPDFISKKIGVVMAGNIPAVGFHDLLSVLVSGHDLMAKLSTDDRLLMMFLIEKLIEIEPSLAQRITLAERLNAADAYIATGSDNTARYFEYYFSKKPHLIRRNRTSVGILTGEESGDELAALGRDVFQYFGLGCRNVSKVLVPTGYDFSKFYEAIESQSDVFRNHHKYFNNYEYNKSVYLVNGEPHLDNGFLILRQTDSLVSPISVLFFDYYETADELTSKLEAHSEKIQCIVSKSGFYPGSLPLGDAQQPSLFDYADGVDTMAFLSSL, encoded by the coding sequence ATGGACAATAATACAAAACACATAGCCCCCTTTGTTGAGCTGGGTAAACTGCTCAAAACCAACGCCATTGAAGACATTGTCTTTAAGGCCTATTCACAAAATCATTGGTTTACCCCGGAGTTTGTCACCCACGCCCTGAGAGCCATTGCCGACGAGTACCTGAAGGAAGAAAAATTGCAGGCTTGGGTAAGCCGTTACCCGCTCCAATCGGCTCATCCTGATTTTATTTCCAAAAAGATCGGGGTTGTCATGGCCGGAAATATTCCTGCCGTAGGTTTCCATGATCTCTTGAGTGTACTTGTCAGCGGGCATGATCTCATGGCTAAACTCAGCACAGATGACCGCCTCCTGATGATGTTTCTGATCGAAAAACTGATCGAGATCGAGCCTTCATTGGCCCAACGCATTACGCTCGCCGAACGCCTCAACGCCGCTGATGCGTATATCGCCACGGGCAGCGATAATACCGCCCGCTATTTTGAATATTATTTTTCTAAGAAACCCCATCTCATTCGCCGGAATCGTACATCGGTGGGCATCCTGACGGGAGAAGAATCCGGGGATGAACTCGCCGCGTTGGGTCGGGATGTATTTCAGTATTTTGGGCTGGGCTGCCGCAATGTTTCCAAAGTATTAGTGCCGACAGGCTATGACTTTTCAAAATTTTACGAAGCCATCGAATCCCAATCTGACGTATTTCGTAATCATCACAAATATTTTAATAATTACGAATACAACAAATCCGTGTACCTGGTCAACGGTGAACCTCACCTTGACAACGGATTTTTGATCCTGCGCCAAACCGACTCGTTGGTCTCACCGATCTCGGTGTTGTTTTTTGACTATTATGAAACTGCCGATGAGCTGACCTCTAAACTGGAAGCTCATTCTGAAAAGATACAGTGTATTGTCTCAAAGAGCGGATTCTACCCGGGCAGTCTTCCGTTGGGAGATGCCCAGCAACCGTCATTGTTTGATTATGCCGACGGCGTAGATACCATGGCTTTCCTAAGCAGCCTATAA